GCTGTAAGTCAGGGGGCTGACATGAACTTTAACTTCAGAGGTGGTTTTAGAAGTGTTTTAAGCTTTCAGCGAGCAGAAGTGTAAGAAAAGCATCACAGCAATGTGTCTCAGCTGACTGTCGGGATTGTTCTCAGCACATCAAAGCCTCTCTGGACCTGATCGAGGGCAGCGTCACCGTCTGCACCACCAAGAAGACCTTCGACCCCTACGCCATCGTCCGAGCCAGAGACCTCATCAAACTGCTGGCCCGGAGCGTCCCGTTTGAACAGGTGGGGGCCGCCGGCAGTCTGCAGCACCTTAAAGACGGGCTGTATGGAGCCGCAGGACGTCTGACCCCCTCCCGCCTCCCTCCAGGCCGTGCGGATCCTGCAGGATGACATCGCCTGTGACATTATCAAGATCGGGACGCTGGTGAGGAACAGGGAGCGCTTCGTGAAGAGGAGGCAGCGGCTCATCGGACCCAAAGGATCCACACTGAAGGCGAGACGAAAACCGAGACGGCGGTCACAAATTGTTCACAGAGAAGTGAAGATCGTTCTGCAGTGGTTGAAGCTCAGACATGGTTGCTTCATGGTTTCCTGCTGTGTCCTCTGCAGGCGCTGGAGCTGCTCACGAACTGCTACGTCCTGGTGCAGGGCAACACGGTGTCGGCTCTGGGGCCGTACAGCGGCCTGAAGGAGGTGAGAGCGCCTCCCGCTCACCCGTCCCTGAGATCGACTCCCCTCCTGCTGGCTTCACTCTGGGTttgtcctcctctgctctgcaggtgCGGAAAGTGGTGATGGACACCATGAAGAACATCCACCCCATCTACAACATCAAGgtaagaccaggaccgggacccggAGTTCTGctcaggggtcagaggaggTTCTCTGTCCTCAAACCACCACGCTGCCCCATGAAGACCTTTTCCATCCTTgttctggacttcctgacagaCAGAACTTTCTCTCCGGGTCTGGAAGCCACGGCTGGCTCCGCCCAGAGCTGAGGGCGTCAACAGCTCCAGCACTGCAGGGTTTAGTTCTGATCAcagttcaacacacacaacatccaaacgccaggacagggacagactggagCTCAGAGACTTTATCATTCCTGTTCTGGACTGGAAGAATGTTTTGAACGTGCAGGATGGATctgaccctcctcctccccctccccctccccctccccctcctcctcctcctccccctccccctcccactccccctgttcctcctcctcctccagactctgaTGATCAAGCGGGAGCTGTCCAAAGACCCGGAGCTGCGCCTGCAGAGCTGGGAGCGCTTCCTGCCCACATTCCGCCACAAGAACCTGACCAAGCGCAAAGAGCCCAAGAAGAAGAGCGTGAAGAAGGAGTACACGCCGTTCCCCCCTCCCCAGCCGGAGAGCAAGGTCCGAGCCCGAGCCGttctcccccccctccagccgAGACGGCGCGGCTCGCCTTCAGGCTGATCCCGGTGTGTTTGCTCGCTCCGCAGGTGGATGAGGAGCTGGCGACCGGAGAGTTCTTCCTGCGGCAGAGcgtgaagaagaggaagaagatggaggagatcaAGGTGGGTGTTTCCTCggtttaaacatgaaatagttTAAACTGTGAGGAAACTCCAACAGATCTGACCCGGAGACGGTCTGAAGCGCTTCGTCTTCTCACTCAGTGCATGTCGTTAGCATGTAATAACAGATGAGACGCCGACTCTTCGCCACAGGAAGCGTTTTCTCACGGTTGGGTCTGAGTGGCGGCTTCCTGCGGCGGATCTGTAACGCAGCGGTTCCTCTTTCTCAGGTCAAACAAGCAGAAGCTCTGAGCAAGAAGCAGGAGCAGCGCAACAAGGCCTTCATCCCCCCCAAAGAGAAGCCTCTGATGAAGAAGacgctcaaaggtgagcccAGGCGCCGTTCACACCACGACGTTTCacctttaaaaatgtgaaagtgtgacctttgacccccgccCTCTCTGTCGCGCAGCTCCAGCAGAGAGCAAACTGGACATCGACGCCATCAAGGACAAAGTGAAAAAGGCCAAGACGAAGAAGCTGggagctcctcctcttcctcctcctcctccgacgacggcgagcagcagcaacaagaagAAAGGCAAGAAGAACAAAGGAtaaacactcctcacacacaccgctgcagcgagtgtgtgtgtgaggacagagcagagactGTCAGGAGTGTGTTTGGATCCAAACGTCTCCTTTTGCTCCAGTTTTGTATTTAtgtaaaataaaagtgtttttctttttttttgacagcctGGTCCGTTTCGTTCCCGCTGATACTTTAGGCCACTTTTGGGTCCACCgcccttatgtttgacactcctaaTAAGTCACACAAAAAGCAGAAAGTTTTtcccattgtgttttatttatagttgtgtgtttccagcagcGGAGTCAAACCTTCCACACTTCCTGTGCTTCGGAATCGGAGCTTTAAAAAGAAACGTGACATTTACTGTGAAGGTTCCAGGGGGGGCGCCGGTCTGGAGTCAACCCCCCAGGGTGCTTTATCTGATCCCAGAGCAGGCGGCGGTGGCGTCGAGGCGGCCCAGGCGATGACTGAACGCCCTGAAGCTCATTCATAGCAGAAGACGTCGGGGTAGAAGTAGCGCACGGCGAACGCTGCCGCGAAGGTGAGGACGAGGGCGATGGGGCGGACGGTTACTATGGAAACGTAGCCGGAGGTCGGAGCCGAGTCGCCGTCTGGAGTCCGGCTGTatcctgaaaacagaaatgaatgaatcagCTGGACGGACGTCGACGGAGCCACAGACGTTCGGTTCCACGCTTACTTTTCTCCACGTCTCTTTCTTTGCTGCctggaaacacaaagagacgAATCAGGTTCAGGAGAGACAGACGTGAAGACGCTGCTCCAGAGACTCACGGCAGAGTTTGTCCGCACAGTATCCGTCACATCGGGAGCAGGGCGCGCCTCCGGTCTGATACGGTCGTCCTCCGTTGACGTTCCCTCTGAAAAACAGCTCAGATCAGccgtaacattatgaccacctgatccagtaacttgcccaacaccgGCGTTGCACTCGTGACAGTTGCTGCAACGCTCCGAGACTGCTCCACTTCCCCACCGCGTCCCAGACACCCTCCGCtccaacccagtctcacggcaatcGGCGCTACGAGTCACGTAAAGGAATCTATTGAATCGTCGTTCACTCACGCCGGGGCGTAGTTGCATACGAAGATGACGCCCTCCTTCCAGGGGACGCCCTTGACGCCGTTCGGGCAGGACTGAACCGCACAGCCGACCTTGTAGCTGCTCGCCCACGCCACCTGGCGGCAGGGAAAAGGAGAACGTTCAGAGAAGGACAGTTTTCCCGAGGCGTCCTGGTCCCGTCGGCCTGTGGACGGACCTGGGTGTAGTGGCCGCAGACGCCGCGGCAGTCGTTCCGCTGGAAGCTGTAGTCCTGTGACTCGTTCACCCAGAGCTCTATGGCTTTTTTCACGCTGAAAGACGAGGGCGAGGAGCCCGCCCACAGGTTCTCCCCGACTGAGCGGAAGTCGGGGTGCGAGCGGCGGGGGTTGTGTTCCCACTCGCAGCGTCTTGACCACGCTCTGGCGGTGATGGCCAAGGCCTCGTCCCAGCTCTGTGGACAAAAAAGACAACTTCACTGGTTtacacagaggaggagatgtTTTCAGGGACCTCTCCGCCGGGGGATCTGAACGCCGGCGGCCTAAAGACCTtatcaaaaagtgttttgacAGCAGCGGAAGGCCGGTGGAGACACACCCGTCCTAGAAAAGCTTGTCAAGGACCGTGTGTCGATTGTATGAAAGTCAAGGTTagatctggcaacacaaagacCTGTTCCACTGCCAGGCTGCAAACT
The sequence above is drawn from the Salarias fasciatus chromosome 17, fSalaFa1.1, whole genome shotgun sequence genome and encodes:
- the glipr1a gene encoding GLIPR1-like protein 1 — protein: MSVSPGLVLLLGAWTVQLDPGVCSLRLPDISDRRFVEECVRQHNAARSSVDPAASDMLYMSWDEALAITARAWSRRCEWEHNPRRSHPDFRSVGENLWAGSSPSSFSVKKAIELWVNESQDYSFQRNDCRGVCGHYTQVAWASSYKVGCAVQSCPNGVKGVPWKEGVIFVCNYAPAGNVNGGRPYQTGGAPCSRCDGYCADKLCRSKERDVEKRYSRTPDGDSAPTSGYVSIVTVRPIALVLTFAAAFAVRYFYPDVFCYE
- the krr1 gene encoding KRR1 small subunit processome component homolog, with the translated sequence MASPTDGDASETKTGKKSKKSKNQVDESELLTVPDGWKEPAFTKEDNPRGLLEESSFATLFPKYREAYLKECWPLVEKALGEAHIKASLDLIEGSVTVCTTKKTFDPYAIVRARDLIKLLARSVPFEQAVRILQDDIACDIIKIGTLVRNRERFVKRRQRLIGPKGSTLKALELLTNCYVLVQGNTVSALGPYSGLKEVRKVVMDTMKNIHPIYNIKTLMIKRELSKDPELRLQSWERFLPTFRHKNLTKRKEPKKKSVKKEYTPFPPPQPESKVDEELATGEFFLRQSVKKRKKMEEIKVKQAEALSKKQEQRNKAFIPPKEKPLMKKTLKAPAESKLDIDAIKDKVKKAKTKKLGAPPLPPPPPTTASSSNKKKGKKNKG